A stretch of DNA from Candidatus Atribacteria bacterium:
TTATTATCCCGAAAAAAGAGGATAGGGTAAGTATAAAAAAATACCTTAAAGAGGTTGAAGCGATTATAGGAGGCAATTTTAGTAAAGAAGACCTTGACCAGGCTAAGAAGTTAAAATTAATTCAAATTCCTTTTGCAGGAGTAGATAAATTAGATTTTAATCTCTATAAGAACTATCGGAATATATTTATTTGTAATATCCATACCAATAAAGAAGCAGTCACCGAACATGCCTTTGCTCTTATTTTAGCTCTGGCTAAAAACATTGTTATCAATGACAGAGATTTAAGGATAGGTAGGTGGCATGGATTTTCTACCCAAGAACCTACAGTTCAGCTTTCGGGGAAAAGTTTGGGAATAATAGGCTTAGGTTCAATCGGATGGGAAATTGCTAAAATGGGTTATGGTTTAGGCATGAAGGTTTTTGCTCTGAAAAGAAAAATAGAGAAGAAGGATTCAGAAAAGAAAAATATTCTGGAATTTCTAGGAGAAAAAGAAGATTTAGAGAAAGTGATTAAGGAATCGCATTTTATTGTTATAACAGTTCCCCTGACGAATGAAACCAGGGGATTAGTTGGAAAGAAAGAATTACAATTAATGGAGGGGAAATATCTTATAAACGTTTCCCGAGGAGAGGTAATAAATGAGGAGGCTTTATTTGAATCATTACAAAATGGTAATCTTGCTGGAGCAGCAATAGATACTTGGTATCAATATCCTTCTTTGGAACTAAGAGAAGTACAACCAAGTAAATATGATTTTAATAAATTAACCAATCTGGTGATGAGTCCCCATACCGCAGGATATACCGACAAGGCATTAAAAGAAAATATTAAATCTGTTTTTGATAATATAGTAAAAATATATTATGGAGAAGAACCGGAAAGTATAATAGATCCAGAATTAGGATATTGATATAGTCAGTATCGAGTATATAGTATTGAGTAAATAATTAAGATAAATTTGTCAGATTCTCAAATCTTGAAAATATTTTATTTTTTTAGTCATTCTTTTCTTTCATTTTTCTCTTTACTATATACTTTATACTATATACTCGATACTGTATTTTCAGGGCTTGGTCAAATATTTCAAAAATTCAGAATCAGTAGAAAGCAAGACCGTAGTTTTATCTTTAAAGGTTAGCTTATATGATTCTAAAGTCCTAAAAAATTTGTAAAATTCGGGGTCTTGATTGAAACTCTCAGCATAGATTCTTACTGCCTCTGCTTCTCCTTCACCTTTCAAGGTTTGAGCAGTTTTATAAGCTTCCGCCAAAATAACTGTTTTCTCTCTTTCCGTTTCGGCAATAATTTTAGCTGATTCTTCTTGCCCTTCCGCACGATATTGTTTGGCAATCCGCTCTCGTTCCGCTTTCATTCTATCAAAAATATATTTTTCGTTTTCCGGAGGTAAATCTACCCTTTTAATCCTTACGTCTAAAATTCCTATGCCATAGGTATTGGCTTTTTCATTGCTTACCTCAGTGACTCTTTTCATAACTCCTTCTCTTTTTTCTGAGACTATTTCACTCATATCAAATAAACCTAAATCTACTCTTAATTCGGAGTAAATGATGTCATCCAATCTTGCCTGGGCACCATTTAAATCTCGCACAGTTTGCAAAAATGTCAAAGGATTAATAATTTTCCAGCGAGCATAATTATCCACAATCAGGGTCTTTTTGTCCTTAGTAATGATTTCAGTAGGAGCAGCATCATAGGCTAATAACCTGTCTTCAAAAAATACTACATTTTGTATGAAAGGAAGTTTCCAGTGCAGGCCGGCATCTTTAATCGCTCTTATCGGTTTACCAAATTGTAAAACAATTGCCTGTTTAGTTTCGTCAACAATAAACAAGCTTAAATTTGCTAAAAATAAGAGCACTACCAAAATTATTATTAATATCGTTCCTTTTTTCATTACTTGGTCACCTCCTGGGAGGGAGTAGTTAGAATACTTGAATTACCTAAGGGTAATAAATTTAATAGAGATTGATTTTCTTTTAAGTCAACGATTACTTTGTTCATGTTCGGTAAAATTTCTTCCATGGTTTCCAGATAAAGTCGGGCTTGAGTTATTGATGGACTTTTCTTATATTCGATAAAAATACTATTGAATTTAGCTACATCGCCCTCCGCTTTTTTTATTCTCTCAATCTTGTAACCTTCAGCTTCTTTACTAATTTTTACTGCTTCTCCCCGGGCTTTGGGAATTACATCATTTTTATACCCTTGGGCTTGATTTATATACTTACTTTTATCCTCTTTGGCGCTGGCTACATCTTTAAAGGCTTCTTGAACTTCCTTGGGAGGGTTAACATCTTGTAGTTGAACCGCAACTATAAGGATTCCTGATTGATAAGAATCTAAAAGTTCTTGCAGTAATTTTTTTGTTTCCTCTTGAATTTCATATTTTCCCACAGTAAGTGCTTCATCAATTTTTCTTTCTCCAATTACTTGTCTTAAAGCGGCTTCAGCAGCATTTTTGACTGTCTCTTCAGGAAGAATAATATTAAAGAGATAATTCACCGCGTCTTTAATTTTATATTGTACAATAACATCTGCACTAACAATGTTTTCATCTCCGGTCAACATCAGTGCTTCGGTGGGAACATCCTGGTATCGAGTTGGCGGACCATAGCTAAGGGTACGGAATCCTATTTCAATTCTTTTTACTTGAGTAACAGCAGGAGTGACTACTGTTTCTATGGGATAAGGCAAATGGTAATTAAGGCCCGGACTTTCTATACGAGTAAATTTACCAAATCTTCTAATGACTCCTTGTTCATCCGGAGCAACTACAAAAATGCCACTGGCAAGATACAGAGCAACGACTAAAATTAAAATAATCCCGAATGTTTTCATAGAGAATTTAAATTTTGGAATTTTTTCAGCAAGATTAATGATCTTTTCTTTTTCTTCATTATAATAGTCAGGCATAAGAATCTCCTCCTTTATTTAATTTTTGTTATTAAAACTATATCATTAATTTCAATACTTCTCAAATTTATTAAATAATATTGAAATACTATGTCGCTACTAAATTATCCTTGAAATGAAAAATTAAACAAGTTATAATAGTTAAAATTCAACAACTAACAGACTTACTTGAAAGAAATCGAAATTTTTCAGTATCCCCTAAATAAAAAAAATAACAAAAAAAGGAGAAAAAAAGATGGCTTTTGTAACGACTAAAGAAATGTTAAAAGATGCTCAGAAAAGAAGATATGCTATTGGTGCATTTAATGCTAACAACATGGAGATTATTCAAGCAATAGTAGAAACCGCCGAGGAAGAAAATGCACCGGTGATTTTACAGGCTTCTCAGGGAGCTATAAAATATGCGGGGTTAGACAGTATTGTAGCTATGGTAAAAATAATGGCTGAAAAAGCCAAGATACCGGTTGCGCTGCATTTAGATCACGGAACGGATTATTACCAAAATATAAAATGTTTAAGGGCAGGGTTTACCTCTCTAATGTTTGATGGATCAAAATTACCGTTCAATGAAAATGTTGATATGACTAAAAAAGTAGTAGAAATGGCTCATGCTTGTGAAATTCCGGTAGAAGCAGAATTAGGTCAAATAGGTACCATGGGAGATAGTGATGAACCCGGAGTGGCTTTAGAGAAACTAAAAGAAAGTATGGCTGTTCCGGAGGAAGCTGTAAAATTTGTGGAGTTGACCGGAATTGATTCTCTTGCTGCTGCAGTAGGGACTATTCACGGATGCCGTACTCCTTTTGCAAAATTAGACATTCCTCGAATCGAGAGAATAAGAGAATTAACCGGGGTTCCTTTAGTTTTACATGGAGCCTCCGGAGCGAATGATGATGAGGTTAAAAAAGGTATTGCAGCCGGGATATGCAAGATAAATATAGATACCCGTATAAGAATGGTCTTTACCAAAAAGATGAAAGAGATACTGGAAAAAAATCCAGACCAGATAGATCCTCGCAAAATATTGGGGCCAGCAAAAGATGCAGCTAAAGAGATTATTCGCGATAGAATAAGGGTCTTTGGCTGTAACGGAAAGGCGTGATGAATATGATAAAAAGAATAGGCATTTTGACTGGAGGCGGAGACTGCTGTGGATTAAACCAGACGATTAGAGGCGCGGTTTATAGAGCTAAAGATTTTAATTACGAAATATTCGGTATTCGTGATGGCTGGAAAGGTTTATTAGAAGGATTGATTTCTCCTATTACTTTGACAGATGTTGAGGAATTAGTAGATAAGGCAGGCACTTATTTAGGTTCATCCCGAACTAATCCTTACAAAATAAAAGGTGGTATAAAAAACGTTTTAAGAACTATTAAAAATTATGGTTTAGATGCTATAATAGCTGCTGGCGGAGAAGATACTCTAGGAGTGGCTAATCAATTATACAAAGAGGAAAAAATAAACATAGTTGGTGCTCCGAAAACTATGGATAATGATCTAAATGGAACTGATTATACTTTCGGCTTTGATAGCTCAGTAACTAGAGCAGTAGAAGCTCTACGATCTTTGGAAGATACTGGACGCTCTCATCATCGGGTTATGGTTTTAGAGGTTATGGGGAGACATGCTGGTTGGGTTGCACTCTTTACCGGAATTGCCGGTGGAGCTGATTGGATTTAGATTCCCGAATACGAAACAGATATTGATGAAATGTGTAAACAATTGCAGAGAGTATATGTAAGAAAAAGATATGCCCTTGTTGTTACTTCAGAAGGAGTAATACTTCCCGGGACTTCTGGAGAAAAAGAAGAGTTGGATCAATTCGGGCATATGATTTTAAAAGAAAGAGGAGTAGGTAACCAATTAAAGAAAGTAATCTGCGAAAAAACGGGATTAGAAGTAAGGCATTCCGTAATTGGTCATATGCAAAGAGGCGGAATACCCACAGTTTTTGATAGAATTTTAGGACTTCGATCAGGAGTAACTGCCGTTAATCTAATTCATGAAGGAAAATATGGTTATATGGCTGCTTTAAAAGGAAATGAAGTTATCGGTGTTCCCTTAGAAGAAGCAGTAAGCAAACTGAAATTAGTAGATAAAAAATGGTGGAAATTAGCAGAAGTATTTTTTAAATAAAAAACTGTATCAAGTATCGGATAGATAATAAAGAGAAAACAGAAAGATAAGAATAACCGAAAAAACAAAAAATGTTTTCTTCAATTTAATGATGTCTTTATTAATTATTCCTTCGTTACTGTTTTACCAGACGAATAGTTTCTTTCTAAACTATATTTTAGATACTTGGTACTGTTTTTCTTTATACTGTTCTTTCTCGATACGGTCTTCCTAATTGCACTAACACTATATAATCTGCATTTTACTATGTACAAGATACTACGGCTCATACGATGCGAGATACGAAATTACAGGGAGGGATTATACCTCAATGATGTGGCATGCAAACTTTGTTCACCTACATGTTCATACTGAATATAGTCTATTAGATGGAGCCTGTCGGATATCGGAATTAGTTGCCCAGGCTAAAAAATTTAAGATGCCTGCCTTGGCTATTACCGATCATGGTGTTATGTACGGAGCTATACAGTTCTACAAAGAAGCTATTCGACAGGGAGTAAAACCTATCATAGGGTGTGAAATGTATGTTGCACCAAGAAGCAGATTTGATAAATCCTCTCAAAGGCAAGAAACCCCCTACCACCTAATACTCTTAGTAAAGAATAATGAAGGCTATAAAAATCTAATAAAGTTAGTTACTTTATCTTACCTGGAGGGTTTTTATTATAAACCGAGAATTGATAAAGAAATATTGAGAGAAAATAGCGAAGGATTAATTGCTCTTTCAGCTTGTTTAAAAGGAGAAATATCCCAATGTATTTTGCATAAAAATATTAAAAAAGCAAAAGAAGTAGCTCTTGATTTTTTAGATATTTTTGGAGAAGAAAATTTTTATTTAGAATTACAAAAAAATGGGATTCCCGAACAGGAAATTGTAAATAAAAATCTCATTGAAATAGGCAAAGAACTTTCTATTCCTTTAGTGGCGAGCAATGATATCCATTATATAAATAAGCAAGATGCTCGGGCTCATGAAATTTTACTTTGTATCCAAACAGCTACTAATTTAAATGACACAAAACGTTTAAAATTTGCTACCGATGCCTTTTATTTTAACTCTCCGGAGGAAATGGGAGAAAATTTTTCCCATATTCCACAAGCCCTCGAAAGTACCCTCCGCATTGCCGAGAAATGTAATTTAGAAATAGATTTCAGGCAGGCTCAGTTACCTGAATTTAAAGTACCTCCCGAGTACAATATTAACACTTATTTAAAAACACTTTGTTATAAGGGGCTTAAAGAGAGGTATTCCGAAGTTTCAAGGCTATTGGAAGAGAGGCTGGAGTACGAGCTTTCAATAATTAAAAAGATGGAATTTGAACCTTATTTTTTAATTGTATGGGACTTTGTAAGATATGCCAAAGAAAAGGGGATTATGGTGGGGCCTGGCCGAGGTTCCGCAGCAGGGAGTTTAGTCGCCTACTGCCTAAATATTACTAATATCGATCCTATGGCTTACGGATTACTATTTGAAAGATTTTTAAATCCGGAAAGAATTAATATGCCAGACTTTGATATTGATTTTTGTTATGAAAGAAGAGAAGAAGTAATCGAATATGTTTCCAAAAAATATGGTAACGATAAAGTAGCTCAGATAATTACTTTTGGCACTATGGCAGCCAGAGCTGCCGTAAGAGATGTGGGGAGAGCACTGGGGATTCCTTATGCTCGAGTGGATACTATTGCTAAAATGATCCCCTGGGAACTCAATATTACCATTAAGAAGGCTTTACAGATGGAGAGCCGGCTCAAGGAGTTAATGAAAAACGATGAGGAGATAAAAAAATTAATTGAGACAGCTTCCTCTTTAGAAGGTTTATCACGACATGCTTCTACTCATGCTGCAGGTATAGTGCTTTCTCAAAAGCCACTGACTGATTATGTCCCTTTACAAAAGACAGCCGAAGGAGAAATATGCACCCAATATGCGATGGCTGAATTAGAAGAACTGGGATTATTAAAGATGGATTTTTTAGGGCTTCGCACTCTTACTGTTATAAGTAATGCCTTAAAAATAATCAAACATACTCGAGGAGAGAGTGTTGATATAAACAAGATTCCTCTGGACGATAAAAAAGTATACAAAATGTTGTCTAAAGGAAGCTGTACCGGTATCTTTCAGTTAGAGAGTGAAGGAATGAGAGATTTAGTTAAAAGATTAAAGCCTGAAAATATAGAAGATATTACTGCCCTACTGGCATTATATAGACCTGGCCCTTTGGGAAGTGGCATGATCGAGGATTTCATTAATAGGAAAAGGGGAGCGATAGAAATTAAATATTCACATCCTCAATTAGAATCTATATTAAAGGAAACTTATGGAGTAATCGTTTATCAGGAACAGGTGATGAAAATTGCCAGTGAGTTAGCCGGTTTTAGTTTGGGGCAAGCAGATATCTTACGAAAAGCTATGGGAAAAAAACAGAAAGGAGTGATGGAAAAGCAAAGGGAACTTTTTATAAAAGGGGCTCAGAAAAATAATATTAAAAAAAATACAGCCGCTGAAATTTTTGATTTGATTGCCTATTTTGCCGGTTACGGATTTAATAAGTCTCACAGTGTTTCTTATGCCTTTATCTCGTATCAGACTGCTTATTTAAAAACGCATTATTCCATAGAATATATGGCTTCTTTACTCACCAGTATTATGGGAAATAACGATAAAGTCGCCTTGTACATTAAAGAATGCCGAAATACAAATATTAAAATACTGCCTCCCGATATAAATCAGAGTCTGGTCAATTTCACCGTAGTAGGAGGAAAGGCTATTCGTTTTGGATTAGCGGCGGTAAAAAATGTTGGTGAGAAAGCTATAGAAAGCATTATTAATGAACGCAAAAAAAATTCTAACTTTATTTCTTTACTCGATTTTTGTCAGAGAGTTGATCTAAGAGTAGCGAATAAAAGAGTGGTCGAAAGTTTAATAAAATGTGGTGCTTTCGATTCTATTGGTGCAAGAAGATCTCAATTATTAGCCGTTTTAGATGATTCATTAAAAAACGGGCAAGAATTTCAAAAATCTAAGAAAAATGGGCAAACCTCAATTTTTGATCTTTTTGAAGAAAGCAGTTCGGATATAAATAACCGTTTTTCCCAGGAAAACTTACCAGATATATCAGAATTTTCTAAGAATGAGCTTTTAGCTATGGAAAAGGAAATGTTAGGTTTGTATATTTCCTACCATCCTTTAAATGACTACAGTGAAAGATTAAAGAAAATTATCACTTGCACCTCAATCGAATTAGCTAACTTTTCAGATAAAAGTAGTGTAGTTTTAGCAGGAGTAGTTAATAATTTAAAAAGAAAAAGCACTAAAAATGGAAACCTTATGGCTTTTATCGGCCTGGAAGATTTAGAGGGTACGGTAGAAATAATCGCTTTCCCTAAGATTTATGAAACCTGCAAAGAAACGATAAAAAAGGATGATATTATTATAACCGAGGGACATGTTGATATTACGGAAGGAAAGACCAAAGTAATCGCCGAGAAGATATCTCTTTTAGAAAAATATGTGGAAGATAAAAGGTCTACTCTCAAAAAACAAGGAAAGAATCAAAATCTTACCCAAATACTTCATCTTGAGATTACTACAGGGAAAAAAGAACCCGACCTTTTAGAAAAATTGAAAAAATTATTTTTTACCTATCCGGGAAAAAGCCAGGTAGTCCTTCATTTTAAGGATCAGGATAAAACTATATTACATGCTATAGATAAAAAATACTCAGTGAGCATTGGTGATAAATTTATGGAAGAGCTTCGCGTTATTTTAGAAGACGAAAAAATATGGACAGAAAAATATTAAAGAATAATAAAAATTACTATAGAGGGTTTATTTATAATGTGGAAAGTTATTTATATTGCTAAGGATATTTTATTAGCCAGAAATTTAGAAAAAACATTGAAGGAAAAAGGAATTGTAACTATTTTAAACCAATTAGAAGCGGGAAAAGATGAATTAAACGGAAATGTAGAAATTTTAGTACCTAAATGCGAAACGCAAGAAGCAGTTGATTTAATCAATCAAATTCTGATTAATAATGTTTTATTAGATGATGATTAATCTGTCCACATGGATGGTTAGTTAGGGAAGGGGTATATTGACCAATTAACTAGTTTGCTGGGTACTAAATGACAAATTAAAGTGGTGCCGAAGGTCGGAGTCGAACCGACACGAGCTTTGAGGCTCGCTGGATTTTGAGTCCAGTGCGTCTACCAATTTCGCCACTTCGGCATTGTGGTTCTCTGTTTTAAAATTATAGGTTAAGTAGTATTTATTGTCAAGAAAAAGGTGAACGAAAGAGAGAGTTATGAATAATAGAAAAAAGTTTATTTTGATCGACGGTCAAGGTTTGCTCTATCGTGCTTTTTATGCCTTACCTCAGTTAACGACTACATATGGTCAGATAGTCAATGCGGTATACGGATTTACCATGATATTAATCAGATTATTGGAAGAAGAGAAACCGGATTATATGGTAGTTACTTTTGATACGCCTGTTCCCACTTTTAGACACAAGGAGTTTAAAGAATATAAGGCTAATCGAAAGAAAATGCCTGACGAATTAATCAGTCAAATACCTTTAGTTAAAGAAATAATCCATAATTATAATATTGCTATCTGTTCTAAAGAAGGTTATGAAGCAGATGATGTAATCGGTACCTTGGCAAAGGAAGCTGAGCAAAGAAATTGTAACACAATTGTTGTTACCGGAGATAAAGATGCTTTCCAGCTTATATCTCCCCACACCAAGATCATGTCTACTATTAAGGGAGTGACCGAGGTGAAAATTTATGATGAAGAGGGTATTAAGAAAAAGTATGGAATAAGTCCGGAGAAAATGGTAGATATTTTAGCGCTAAAAGGAGATATATCTGATAATATCCCGGGTGTTC
This window harbors:
- a CDS encoding reverse transcriptase-like protein, with the protein product MSKILMRIDGACYPNPGNMAIGIVIYKDGELLSKISEAIGYGTNNIAEYRALIRGLEEIKKLGAEKIDIYCDSQLLVKQLNKKYKVKNTGIIPLYNQVEEIVRSIPGKVNFIWNKRDDNTQADSLAKRALTEEEIAKRERAAQELKVEQKGGYFLVSSSKPGKYYKVDINIPLCECVDFLSRARKLNLECKHIMAVRSFLHQSASKRETKSRPKMKILVLSKMVHPQEWEEAFKELNKKAKLNCEFIIPKKEDRVSIKKYLKEVEAIIGGNFSKEDLDQAKKLKLIQIPFAGVDKLDFNLYKNYRNIFICNIHTNKEAVTEHAFALILALAKNIVINDRDLRIGRWHGFSTQEPTVQLSGKSLGIIGLGSIGWEIAKMGYGLGMKVFALKRKIEKKDSEKKNILEFLGEKEDLEKVIKESHFIVITVPLTNETRGLVGKKELQLMEGKYLINVSRGEVINEEALFESLQNGNLAGAAIDTWYQYPSLELREVQPSKYDFNKLTNLVMSPHTAGYTDKALKENIKSVFDNIVKIYYGEEPESIIDPELGY
- the hflC gene encoding protease modulator HflC, with product MKKGTILIIILVVLLFLANLSLFIVDETKQAIVLQFGKPIRAIKDAGLHWKLPFIQNVVFFEDRLLAYDAAPTEIITKDKKTLIVDNYARWKIINPLTFLQTVRDLNGAQARLDDIIYSELRVDLGLFDMSEIVSEKREGVMKRVTEVSNEKANTYGIGILDVRIKRVDLPPENEKYIFDRMKAERERIAKQYRAEGQEESAKIIAETEREKTVILAEAYKTAQTLKGEGEAEAVRIYAESFNQDPEFYKFFRTLESYKLTFKDKTTVLLSTDSEFLKYLTKP
- the hflK gene encoding FtsH protease activity modulator HflK — its product is MPDYYNEEKEKIINLAEKIPKFKFSMKTFGIILILVVALYLASGIFVVAPDEQGVIRRFGKFTRIESPGLNYHLPYPIETVVTPAVTQVKRIEIGFRTLSYGPPTRYQDVPTEALMLTGDENIVSADVIVQYKIKDAVNYLFNIILPEETVKNAAEAALRQVIGERKIDEALTVGKYEIQEETKKLLQELLDSYQSGILIVAVQLQDVNPPKEVQEAFKDVASAKEDKSKYINQAQGYKNDVIPKARGEAVKISKEAEGYKIERIKKAEGDVAKFNSIFIEYKKSPSITQARLYLETMEEILPNMNKVIVDLKENQSLLNLLPLGNSSILTTPSQEVTK
- the fba gene encoding class II fructose-1,6-bisphosphate aldolase gives rise to the protein MAFVTTKEMLKDAQKRRYAIGAFNANNMEIIQAIVETAEEENAPVILQASQGAIKYAGLDSIVAMVKIMAEKAKIPVALHLDHGTDYYQNIKCLRAGFTSLMFDGSKLPFNENVDMTKKVVEMAHACEIPVEAELGQIGTMGDSDEPGVALEKLKESMAVPEEAVKFVELTGIDSLAAAVGTIHGCRTPFAKLDIPRIERIRELTGVPLVLHGASGANDDEVKKGIAAGICKINIDTRIRMVFTKKMKEILEKNPDQIDPRKILGPAKDAAKEIIRDRIRVFGCNGKA
- a CDS encoding DNA polymerase III subunit alpha, whose translation is MWHANFVHLHVHTEYSLLDGACRISELVAQAKKFKMPALAITDHGVMYGAIQFYKEAIRQGVKPIIGCEMYVAPRSRFDKSSQRQETPYHLILLVKNNEGYKNLIKLVTLSYLEGFYYKPRIDKEILRENSEGLIALSACLKGEISQCILHKNIKKAKEVALDFLDIFGEENFYLELQKNGIPEQEIVNKNLIEIGKELSIPLVASNDIHYINKQDARAHEILLCIQTATNLNDTKRLKFATDAFYFNSPEEMGENFSHIPQALESTLRIAEKCNLEIDFRQAQLPEFKVPPEYNINTYLKTLCYKGLKERYSEVSRLLEERLEYELSIIKKMEFEPYFLIVWDFVRYAKEKGIMVGPGRGSAAGSLVAYCLNITNIDPMAYGLLFERFLNPERINMPDFDIDFCYERREEVIEYVSKKYGNDKVAQIITFGTMAARAAVRDVGRALGIPYARVDTIAKMIPWELNITIKKALQMESRLKELMKNDEEIKKLIETASSLEGLSRHASTHAAGIVLSQKPLTDYVPLQKTAEGEICTQYAMAELEELGLLKMDFLGLRTLTVISNALKIIKHTRGESVDINKIPLDDKKVYKMLSKGSCTGIFQLESEGMRDLVKRLKPENIEDITALLALYRPGPLGSGMIEDFINRKRGAIEIKYSHPQLESILKETYGVIVYQEQVMKIASELAGFSLGQADILRKAMGKKQKGVMEKQRELFIKGAQKNNIKKNTAAEIFDLIAYFAGYGFNKSHSVSYAFISYQTAYLKTHYSIEYMASLLTSIMGNNDKVALYIKECRNTNIKILPPDINQSLVNFTVVGGKAIRFGLAAVKNVGEKAIESIINERKKNSNFISLLDFCQRVDLRVANKRVVESLIKCGAFDSIGARRSQLLAVLDDSLKNGQEFQKSKKNGQTSIFDLFEESSSDINNRFSQENLPDISEFSKNELLAMEKEMLGLYISYHPLNDYSERLKKIITCTSIELANFSDKSSVVLAGVVNNLKRKSTKNGNLMAFIGLEDLEGTVEIIAFPKIYETCKETIKKDDIIITEGHVDITEGKTKVIAEKISLLEKYVEDKRSTLKKQGKNQNLTQILHLEITTGKKEPDLLEKLKKLFFTYPGKSQVVLHFKDQDKTILHAIDKKYSVSIGDKFMEELRVILEDEKIWTEKY